The Patescibacteria group bacterium genome window below encodes:
- a CDS encoding flippase, whose protein sequence is MKIIRLVAKNTFYQIIAKIFTAGGALFGTVLITRFLGAETFGEYSIVTAFVLSFYLLSDLGINAITVKEFSQNEESIKNNFTSILIFRIVLGVILVGLCNFVLIFFPYSPVIKNAIRIGSILIFFQSIYTTCLIVFQSKLIYRYVAVISILASLLSVGILLPVVLARGSIILVISAVVVGYSFHPLIAILFLKRYLKFNKKAINVPYWRKVFILSFPLGIALILNSFMVQADRIILSVMSDTVSVGVYNLAYKVFDFVLVIPTFFMNAMFPLMIKAKADKDDKVNALLKKSLLILFLGAIFLTIFSFVSSRFLISAIWGNDMVLSFIPFNILMAGSVFFFLSSPLTWVLVVRNKQKVLPFLYGFALIFNIVLNIIFIPQYNYLASAVITVLTEFLVLLALVFIWGLTRPRRIRPL, encoded by the coding sequence ATGAAAATTATTAGATTGGTGGCGAAGAATACTTTTTATCAAATCATAGCCAAAATATTTACCGCAGGCGGAGCTTTGTTTGGCACCGTACTAATTACCCGCTTTCTGGGAGCAGAAACATTTGGAGAGTACTCCATTGTTACCGCTTTCGTTTTAAGTTTTTACCTTCTTTCCGACCTTGGTATTAACGCAATTACCGTAAAAGAGTTCTCCCAAAACGAAGAATCCATAAAGAATAATTTTACCTCCATTTTAATTTTTAGGATTGTTTTGGGGGTTATCCTTGTTGGTTTGTGCAATTTTGTTTTAATATTTTTCCCCTACTCTCCCGTTATAAAAAATGCTATTCGTATTGGGTCTATCCTAATTTTTTTCCAATCTATTTACACCACTTGTTTAATAGTATTTCAGTCCAAGCTAATTTACCGGTATGTAGCTGTAATATCTATACTGGCAAGTTTGTTAAGTGTGGGCATACTTTTGCCAGTGGTTTTAGCGCGCGGAAGTATTATTCTTGTGATTTCAGCGGTTGTTGTTGGATATTCTTTTCATCCCCTTATAGCTATCCTTTTTTTGAAAAGATATTTAAAGTTTAATAAGAAAGCTATAAATGTACCCTATTGGCGCAAAGTTTTTATTCTCTCCTTTCCTTTAGGAATAGCTTTAATCCTTAATTCCTTTATGGTGCAAGCGGACAGGATTATTTTATCCGTTATGTCCGATACGGTGTCGGTGGGGGTGTATAATCTCGCTTATAAGGTTTTTGATTTTGTTTTGGTTATCCCCACTTTTTTTATGAACGCGATGTTTCCTCTAATGATTAAGGCTAAAGCGGATAAGGATGATAAGGTCAACGCATTACTTAAAAAATCTCTTTTAATATTGTTTTTAGGGGCTATATTTTTAACAATATTTTCTTTTGTTTCTTCCCGTTTTTTAATTTCTGCAATCTGGGGTAACGATATGGTTTTATCTTTTATTCCGTTTAATATACTAATGGCAGGTTCAGTATTTTTCTTTCTTTCCTCGCCGTTAACTTGGGTGTTGGTTGTTAGAAATAAGCAAAAAGTTTTACCGTTTTTATATGGTTTTGCGCTTATTTTTAATATAGTTTTAAATATTATCTTTATCCCGCAATATAATTATTTGGCAAGCGCTGTTATAACCGTCTTAACTGAATTTCTAGTCCTTCTCGCGCTTGTTTTCATTTGGGGTCTGACCCGCCCAAGGCGGATCCGACCCCTATAA
- the ileS gene encoding isoleucine--tRNA ligase: MFKEVPALPNFIENEKKFLEKWYFTGIVDKYLHKNDFSKKRFSFLDGPITANNPMGVQHGQGRTLKDLFQRYKNMQGFKQRFQNGFDCQGLWLEVQEEKDLGLNSKKDIESYGVEKFCDGCRARVEKFSRIQTEQSKRLGMFMDWDNSYYTMSEKNNLYIWYFLKKCYEKGWIYKGVDSLPWCPRCGTAISQHELSDDGYKMIEHTSVYVKFPLKNSSGNLLIWTTTPWTLAVNVAVAVNPKKDYAKIKLNETGEIFILAKNRLSVIKEEFSILETKKGISFLGMEYTGPFDELPSANKVTHKVIEWKEVSDEEGSGFVHIAPGAGEEDFQLSKKFSLPVLAPLNELGIYTEGYGFLTGKSALSVKEEIFESLKEKKILYKTEKITHSYPHCWRCKQELVFRTTSEWFIKSEEIRPVAKKAARKANWMPKSAGKRMEDWLDNMGDWPISRRRYWGLALPFYECSCGELIVVGSKEELKELAVDKNKVKNLKELHRPWIDEIKIKCPKCKKEVSRVKEVGDCWLDAGIIPFSTIKYLEDKSYWKEWFPFEFITEYIGQVKLWFYATLFMAVTLENKAPWKNVLATGYIVDGKGEPMHKTKGNDIPFDEAADKMGVDIMRWVYMSGNLFDNTKFSFALGEEVRRRFLLILWNSYKFFVTYANLDKFSPSKLTRDYTCVLDRWVLSKLNSLVIEVTNCLDNYDASGASKAINDFVINTLSTWYIRRIRNRVGLSADDEKDKNTVHSVLYTMFLTLAKLTAPFMPFISEEMYLNLSKNKESVHLEDWPTADTSLVDISLEKDMDKVREVVEKIHSWRKLNNVRVRMPIKKVEYLLDIKLEDELENIIKEETNVKNLIWKKAKELAIKIVDLGDKDHKILAEGYARDMVREAQGLRKKEGCVFSDIVSISYPVNENTKLALKHFKDYISKSALIGKFVESDKYEIL, encoded by the coding sequence ATGTTTAAAGAAGTCCCCGCTTTGCCAAATTTTATAGAAAACGAAAAGAAATTTCTTGAAAAGTGGTATTTCACAGGAATAGTGGATAAATATCTTCATAAAAACGATTTTTCTAAAAAAAGGTTTTCCTTTCTAGACGGTCCTATAACCGCTAATAATCCTATGGGGGTTCAACACGGGCAAGGTAGAACTCTGAAAGATTTGTTTCAAAGATACAAAAATATGCAAGGTTTTAAGCAGAGGTTTCAAAACGGTTTTGATTGCCAAGGTTTGTGGCTAGAAGTCCAAGAAGAAAAAGATTTAGGGTTAAACAGTAAAAAGGATATAGAATCTTACGGTGTTGAAAAGTTTTGCGATGGTTGTAGAGCTCGCGTTGAAAAATTTTCTCGTATTCAGACAGAACAATCCAAACGGTTAGGTATGTTTATGGATTGGGATAATTCCTATTACACAATGTCCGAGAAGAACAACCTTTATATTTGGTATTTCCTAAAAAAGTGTTATGAGAAGGGCTGGATTTATAAGGGAGTTGACTCCCTTCCTTGGTGTCCTCGTTGTGGTACGGCTATTTCCCAACACGAACTTTCAGATGACGGTTATAAAATGATTGAACATACTTCTGTTTATGTAAAATTTCCTTTAAAAAACTCTTCCGGTAATCTTTTAATATGGACAACTACTCCTTGGACATTGGCTGTTAATGTAGCAGTAGCCGTTAATCCAAAGAAAGATTATGCGAAAATTAAATTAAATGAAACTGGCGAAATTTTTATTTTGGCAAAGAATAGACTTTCGGTTATTAAAGAAGAATTTTCTATTTTAGAAACTAAAAAAGGGATAAGTTTTTTAGGTATGGAATATACGGGACCTTTTGATGAGTTACCTTCTGCAAATAAAGTTACTCATAAAGTTATTGAATGGAAAGAAGTTTCAGATGAAGAGGGAAGTGGGTTTGTTCATATAGCGCCTGGAGCGGGAGAAGAAGATTTTCAGTTAAGTAAGAAATTTAGTCTTCCTGTTTTAGCCCCACTTAATGAGTTAGGGATTTATACGGAAGGGTATGGTTTTTTAACAGGCAAATCCGCTCTTTCTGTTAAAGAGGAAATTTTTGAAAGTCTTAAGGAAAAGAAAATTTTGTATAAAACAGAGAAAATTACCCATTCCTATCCGCATTGTTGGAGATGCAAACAGGAACTTGTTTTTAGAACCACTTCCGAATGGTTTATTAAATCCGAAGAAATTCGTCCTGTGGCAAAAAAAGCGGCTAGGAAAGCAAATTGGATGCCTAAATCTGCTGGAAAAAGAATGGAGGATTGGCTTGATAATATGGGGGATTGGCCTATTTCAAGGAGAAGGTATTGGGGACTTGCTTTACCTTTTTATGAATGTTCTTGTGGAGAATTGATTGTAGTTGGTTCTAAAGAGGAATTAAAGGAATTAGCAGTAGATAAAAACAAAGTGAAGAATCTTAAAGAGTTGCATCGACCTTGGATAGATGAAATAAAGATTAAATGTCCGAAATGTAAAAAAGAGGTGTCTCGAGTGAAAGAAGTGGGAGATTGTTGGCTTGATGCAGGTATTATTCCTTTTTCAACAATAAAATATTTAGAGGATAAGAGTTATTGGAAAGAATGGTTTCCTTTTGAGTTCATAACGGAATATATTGGGCAGGTAAAACTTTGGTTTTACGCCACGCTTTTTATGGCTGTTACTTTAGAAAACAAAGCGCCTTGGAAAAATGTTCTGGCAACGGGATATATTGTGGATGGGAAGGGGGAGCCTATGCATAAAACTAAAGGTAATGATATTCCTTTTGATGAGGCGGCGGACAAAATGGGTGTGGATATTATGAGATGGGTTTATATGTCCGGCAATTTATTTGACAATACCAAATTTAGTTTTGCGTTAGGCGAAGAAGTTAGAAGAAGATTTTTGCTTATTCTTTGGAATTCCTATAAATTTTTTGTTACCTACGCCAACCTTGATAAATTTTCTCCTTCCAAATTAACAAGGGATTATACCTGTGTATTGGACAGATGGGTGTTGTCTAAACTTAACTCGTTGGTTATTGAGGTTACGAATTGTTTGGATAATTATGACGCTTCTGGCGCGTCTAAAGCTATAAACGATTTTGTTATAAATACCCTTTCCACATGGTATATCCGCAGGATACGAAATCGTGTGGGACTTTCTGCTGATGATGAAAAAGATAAGAATACGGTACACTCTGTTTTATACACTATGTTTTTAACTTTGGCTAAACTAACAGCGCCTTTTATGCCTTTTATATCGGAAGAAATGTATCTTAATCTCTCAAAGAATAAAGAGTCGGTGCATTTAGAAGATTGGCCTACTGCGGACACATCGTTGGTGGATATTTCATTAGAAAAAGATATGGATAAAGTTCGTGAGGTGGTTGAAAAAATACATTCTTGGAGAAAATTAAATAATGTTCGCGTTAGAATGCCTATTAAAAAAGTGGAATACCTTTTGGATATAAAACTTGAAGACGAACTTGAAAACATAATTAAAGAAGAAACAAATGTAAAAAATCTTATATGGAAAAAGGCAAAAGAGCTTGCCATAAAAATAGTGGATTTAGGGGATAAAGACCATAAGATTTTGGCAGAAGGGTATGCTAGGGATATGGTTCGCGAAGCGCAGGGTTTAAGAAAGAAAGAGGGTTGTGTGTTTAGCGATATTGTTTCCATTTCGTATCCTGTTAACGAAAACACAAAACTTGCGCTTAAACATTTTAAGGATTACATTTCTAAATCGGCGCTAATTGGAAAATTCGTGGAAAGTGACAAGTATGAAATTCTATAG
- the rodA gene encoding rod shape-determining protein RodA, with translation MKFYRSKGFDFFLFLFYLVIFSLGAFAILSTSSSTFQSQLIFFAIGIVLYFATSFFDISLFKKPLFVFILYILSLLLLAGLFVFGENIRGSVRWYNLKFFNFQPSEVVKIVEIVILAKILGPLSLPYLSVKKIILSFLIISPFVLLVAKQPDLGNALVLLGIWVFMVFYAGVNPKQILVFLLAIFLISYPVWNVLHDYQRQRVISFINPYADPLGSGYNVIQSIVAVGSGGTFGRGFGRGTQSHLRFLPEYRTDFIFAAFSEEWGFLGSLVLIIFYFGLLYKILAISQKAKDSFSALLSLGAFSLLFIQCVVNIGMNLGVLPVTGITLPLVSYGGSSLIATSIVLGLSQNIAIKNKLW, from the coding sequence ATGAAATTCTATAGGTCCAAGGGGTTTGACTTTTTCTTGTTTCTTTTTTATCTTGTTATATTTTCGCTTGGGGCGTTTGCTATACTTTCAACAAGTTCTTCTACATTTCAAAGCCAACTAATCTTTTTTGCGATTGGCATTGTTTTATATTTTGCCACCTCTTTTTTTGATATCTCTTTATTTAAAAAACCTTTGTTCGTTTTTATTTTATATATATTATCCCTACTTTTGCTTGCGGGATTGTTTGTGTTTGGCGAAAATATTAGGGGTTCGGTTAGGTGGTACAACTTAAAATTCTTTAATTTTCAGCCTTCGGAGGTTGTTAAAATAGTAGAGATTGTAATTTTGGCAAAAATTTTAGGGCCGTTGTCTTTACCGTATTTAAGTGTAAAAAAGATTATACTTAGTTTTTTAATCATATCTCCTTTTGTGTTATTGGTGGCTAAACAGCCAGACTTGGGAAACGCTTTGGTCCTTCTTGGTATTTGGGTATTTATGGTGTTTTACGCGGGTGTTAATCCTAAGCAGATTTTGGTGTTTTTGCTCGCCATTTTTTTGATTTCTTATCCGGTTTGGAATGTATTGCATGATTATCAGAGACAACGGGTTATAAGTTTCATTAACCCTTACGCGGACCCCCTTGGGTCTGGATATAATGTTATTCAATCCATTGTGGCGGTTGGGTCCGGCGGAACTTTTGGCAGGGGATTTGGACGGGGAACTCAATCTCATTTAAGGTTTTTGCCAGAATACAGAACCGACTTTATTTTTGCCGCATTTTCGGAAGAATGGGGATTCTTGGGAAGCCTTGTTTTGATAATATTTTATTTTGGACTTCTGTATAAAATTTTGGCAATTTCCCAAAAAGCCAAAGATAGTTTCTCCGCGTTATTGTCACTGGGCGCTTTTTCGTTATTGTTTATCCAGTGTGTGGTAAATATAGGTATGAATTTAGGGGTTTTGCCGGTTACCGGAATTACTTTGCCTTTAGTGTCTTATGGAGGGAGTTCGTTAATAGCAACCAGCATAGTGTTGGGGTTATCGCAAAACATTGCAATTAAAAACAAGCTTTGGTAA
- the cas2 gene encoding CRISPR-associated endonuclease Cas2 has product MGTSTSEEQIKYLAKTLHSQFQKEKVNNVRTVFTMIAKQYVLEVDFVAPRVTKSLGIDVKGIENKEWKIFNKGYLNQTLRRLSKQKEINMYEKKGKVHIELTDKGKNKVIKLALDNFAVKKPLLWDGKWRLVVFDIPEKNRKLANAVRNYLYSWGFFKFQNSVYLHAYPCEEVISILRSLLRAEEYVQVLEISKIENDRIFRDYFDV; this is encoded by the coding sequence GTGGGTACGAGTACTTCTGAGGAGCAAATTAAATACCTGGCTAAAACTTTACATTCCCAATTTCAAAAAGAAAAGGTGAATAATGTTAGAACGGTTTTTACAATGATAGCGAAACAATATGTTCTTGAAGTTGATTTTGTTGCTCCGCGGGTAACTAAATCACTTGGTATAGATGTAAAAGGTATTGAGAATAAGGAATGGAAAATTTTTAACAAGGGTTATCTTAATCAAACTTTGCGTAGGTTGAGCAAACAAAAAGAGATAAATATGTACGAAAAGAAAGGGAAGGTACATATAGAGCTTACGGATAAAGGAAAGAATAAGGTAATTAAATTGGCATTAGACAACTTTGCTGTAAAGAAACCCCTTTTGTGGGACGGGAAATGGCGTTTAGTTGTTTTTGACATTCCAGAAAAAAATAGAAAGCTGGCAAATGCGGTAAGAAATTACCTTTATAGTTGGGGATTCTTTAAATTTCAAAACAGTGTGTATTTGCACGCGTATCCTTGTGAGGAAGTTATTAGTATATTAAGGTCTTTATTGAGGGCAGAAGAGTATGTGCAGGTTTTGGAAATTTCAAAAATTGAAAACGACCGAATTTTTCGCGATTACTTTGATGTTTAG
- the lepB gene encoding signal peptidase I, with the protein MPKILSQFFNFILDIAEVVFLAFGLYLLLNWFVFNLHNVDGDSMLPTLHNKEYLITNKIANRTGYKRGDIVIFKYPNMPSKEFVKRLVGLPGEKIQIKNSQVIIYNSEYPESFVLNEPYLSEGMLTTQNSFLKEGIIMEIPDDSFFVMGDNREVSSDSRQWGFVPRKNMVGTAVLRIWPVTEFGAFKKPTQTSFPSL; encoded by the coding sequence ATGCCAAAAATTTTATCCCAATTTTTTAACTTTATTCTGGATATCGCGGAAGTGGTCTTTTTGGCTTTTGGGCTTTACCTCCTTCTTAACTGGTTCGTTTTTAATCTCCATAATGTTGACGGCGATTCTATGTTACCCACCCTTCATAACAAAGAGTACTTAATAACTAATAAAATTGCCAATCGAACAGGTTATAAAAGAGGCGATATAGTTATATTTAAATACCCTAATATGCCAAGCAAGGAATTCGTAAAAAGGTTAGTAGGACTTCCCGGAGAGAAAATACAAATAAAAAACTCGCAAGTAATAATCTACAACAGCGAATATCCCGAAAGTTTCGTCCTTAACGAGCCTTACCTGTCCGAAGGAATGTTAACTACCCAAAACAGTTTTCTAAAAGAAGGAATAATTATGGAAATTCCCGACGATAGCTTTTTTGTAATGGGGGATAACAGGGAAGTTAGCTCCGATTCAAGACAATGGGGGTTTGTGCCAAGAAAAAATATGGTGGGGACGGCTGTATTAAGAATCTGGCCCGTAACGGAGTTTGGAGCGTTTAAAAAACCGACACAAACTTCCTTCCCTTCTCTTTAA
- the rpmA gene encoding 50S ribosomal protein L27, which yields MAHKKAGGSKARQGGNVAGKRLGVKVFGSQKIKAGAIIVRQRGTVFKAGENVGLGRDHTLFALKDGVVAFVKEKGRKFVSVF from the coding sequence ATGGCGCATAAAAAAGCGGGGGGTTCAAAAGCAAGACAAGGCGGAAATGTGGCGGGTAAAAGGCTTGGTGTAAAAGTTTTTGGAAGCCAGAAAATTAAAGCGGGGGCGATAATAGTTAGGCAAAGAGGAACGGTTTTTAAAGCTGGAGAAAATGTGGGGTTGGGAAGAGACCATACTCTGTTTGCCTTAAAGGACGGGGTAGTTGCGTTTGTTAAAGAGAAGGGAAGGAAGTTTGTGTCGGTTTTTTAA
- the rplU gene encoding 50S ribosomal protein L21 yields MKKAIVKINSKQYEVSEGTELKVDRVGKNPKVSVLFYSDERETLIGEPELKDVTVIIKTLKDLKDKKILVKRFKAKSRYHKTKGHKQPISIIRVEKIVKKGAKKDGA; encoded by the coding sequence ATGAAAAAGGCAATAGTAAAAATAAATTCAAAACAATACGAAGTTTCCGAAGGAACGGAGCTCAAAGTGGATAGGGTCGGCAAAAACCCAAAGGTTTCTGTCCTTTTTTATTCCGATGAAAGAGAGACGCTAATAGGGGAGCCGGAACTAAAAGATGTAACTGTAATAATAAAAACATTGAAAGACTTAAAAGACAAAAAAATTCTTGTTAAAAGATTTAAGGCAAAATCACGGTACCATAAAACAAAAGGGCATAAACAGCCAATTTCTATAATTAGGGTGGAAAAAATAGTTAAAAAAGGAGCAAAAAAGGATGGCGCATAA
- the ftsZ gene encoding cell division protein FtsZ, which yields MMLIKPESEHYAKIKVVGIGGGGGNAVNSMILNQKIVGVDFISINTDAQALATSQSPLKIQIGKDLTKGLGAGANPEVGKKAAEESLEDLKKYLEGADMVFITAGLGGGTGTGAAPIIANLARQVGALTVGVVTKPFMFEGVRRMQNAEIGLKELKEQVDALITIPNQKLLDVIERGVSILDAFKVADSVLGQGVQGISDLIILPGLVNVDFADVKTIMTEAGSALMGIGLASGENRAVDAAKSAIFSPILDVDIKGATGILFNIVGGPDLAMHEVDDAARIIGEAANPDANIIFGATIDESFTDQIKITVIATGFDMDLQKAYRRVEDSVKVGSSSSPAQEEKEEVVELDDSGENPDIDTRFDFPTFLRRK from the coding sequence ATTATGCTAATAAAACCAGAAAGTGAACATTATGCGAAAATAAAGGTGGTTGGAATAGGTGGTGGTGGCGGAAACGCTGTGAATTCTATGATATTGAATCAAAAAATAGTTGGGGTTGATTTCATTTCCATAAATACCGACGCGCAGGCGTTGGCGACAAGTCAGTCTCCTTTAAAAATCCAAATCGGAAAGGATTTAACTAAAGGTTTGGGAGCGGGGGCAAATCCAGAAGTTGGAAAAAAAGCGGCGGAAGAATCTTTAGAAGATTTGAAAAAGTATTTGGAAGGAGCGGATATGGTTTTTATTACGGCGGGGCTTGGCGGAGGCACAGGCACAGGAGCGGCGCCCATAATTGCGAATCTTGCCAGACAAGTTGGGGCTTTAACGGTGGGAGTGGTTACCAAACCTTTTATGTTTGAAGGTGTTAGGAGAATGCAAAATGCCGAGATAGGTCTTAAAGAACTTAAAGAGCAGGTGGACGCGCTAATAACTATCCCAAATCAAAAACTTTTAGATGTTATAGAGAGGGGGGTTTCCATATTGGATGCGTTTAAGGTGGCGGATAGTGTTTTGGGGCAGGGGGTTCAAGGAATATCTGATTTAATAATATTGCCCGGACTTGTGAATGTAGATTTTGCGGATGTAAAAACCATTATGACCGAAGCGGGGAGCGCTTTAATGGGCATAGGTTTGGCTAGCGGGGAAAACAGGGCGGTGGATGCCGCCAAATCCGCTATTTTCTCGCCGATATTAGATGTAGATATAAAAGGAGCGACCGGAATACTTTTTAACATTGTGGGGGGACCGGATTTGGCTATGCATGAGGTGGACGATGCCGCAAGGATTATAGGGGAAGCGGCTAATCCCGACGCTAATATAATATTTGGAGCCACAATAGACGAAAGTTTTACCGACCAAATAAAGATTACGGTTATAGCAACCGGTTTTGATATGGATCTTCAAAAAGCGTATAGGCGAGTGGAGGATTCGGTTAAAGTGGGAAGTTCTTCCTCGCCAGCGCAAGAGGAGAAAGAAGAAGTTGTAGAATTAGACGATTCTGGAGAAAATCCGGATATTGATACAAGGTTTGATTTCCCCACATTTTTAAGGAGAAAATAG
- a CDS encoding VTT domain-containing protein: MTSNKKKIVVYLVIAFLTLSAGGFSLSKTVSSPVVKDFVENVGMFGPLIIVLGIVFGGVYAPMSHLPFTMISLAFYGYWKTFILFFIGNFVLAPSLNFFIARKWGRSFVKKLAGEKTLNKIDNLALTIGWEALIPIRLFGGVLFDAVSYASGLTKVPFRIYILITILCSLPSGFIMLALLEKGIKGNPLFFGILGIWSYTMGILTPYLIYKLKTRRK, from the coding sequence ATGACAAGCAATAAGAAGAAAATTGTGGTGTATTTGGTTATTGCCTTTTTGACACTAAGCGCAGGAGGTTTCTCGCTCTCCAAAACAGTGAGTAGCCCTGTCGTTAAAGACTTCGTAGAGAATGTAGGGATGTTTGGACCACTGATAATTGTCCTGGGCATTGTATTTGGAGGAGTGTATGCCCCTATGTCCCATTTACCTTTCACAATGATCAGTTTAGCTTTTTACGGATACTGGAAAACCTTCATACTATTCTTTATAGGAAATTTTGTTCTCGCCCCCTCTTTAAATTTTTTCATAGCAAGAAAATGGGGAAGATCCTTTGTGAAGAAACTAGCAGGAGAAAAAACTCTTAATAAAATTGACAATCTTGCACTTACTATTGGTTGGGAAGCGCTTATACCAATAAGATTGTTTGGCGGAGTTCTTTTTGACGCAGTGTCCTACGCATCCGGATTAACAAAAGTCCCTTTTAGAATTTACATACTAATAACAATTTTATGCTCCCTACCCAGTGGTTTTATAATGCTCGCCCTTCTTGAAAAGGGAATAAAAGGAAACCCTTTGTTCTTTGGCATATTAGGTATATGGTCATATACAATGGGCATCCTAACACCTTATTTGATATATAAGTTAAAAACAAGGAGGAAGTAG